The Oscillatoria sp. FACHB-1407 genome includes a region encoding these proteins:
- a CDS encoding response regulator — MEERTASRTILIIESDANHAQVLQTALQNEEMPQRIVVQNNVVQATHYLSQAEENTTVARPDLILLNLKEFENEGKQFITEIKTNPKLKRIPLIILTTSADQADIFQCYALQSNCYVIKSDDTQELLAIAKKIKDFWLEIVTLPME, encoded by the coding sequence ATGGAAGAACGCACGGCTTCAAGGACAATCCTCATTATTGAAAGTGATGCGAATCATGCTCAGGTACTTCAAACTGCATTGCAGAATGAGGAGATGCCGCAACGAATTGTGGTGCAAAATAACGTAGTTCAAGCCACTCACTATTTGAGCCAAGCCGAAGAAAATACAACTGTGGCTCGCCCCGATTTAATCTTGCTTAACCTTAAGGAGTTTGAGAATGAAGGTAAGCAATTTATTACAGAGATTAAGACCAATCCAAAGCTCAAGCGAATTCCGCTGATTATATTAACGACGTCAGCCGATCAAGCTGATATTTTTCAGTGCTATGCCTTACAAAGTAACTGTTATGTCATTAAGTCCGATGACACCCAAGAATTATTGGCGATCGCTAAAAAAATCAAAGATTTTTGGTTAGAAATTGTTACGCTTCCGATGGAGTGA
- a CDS encoding sensor histidine kinase, which yields MVGINSQSQSVNLTQLKQPPIHISTQIQPHGILLVLQEPDLRVLQTSSNTTMLLGISPQDMLQKTLEEILDPFQVDRFKEGLLEGNLDLINPAKVWIRRKGDDYLVFDAVFHRNVDGILILELEPALSQENIPFLSFYHLAKASISQLEESPNLNDFCQIIVQEVRKVTGFDRVMLYKFDDDGHGTVLAEEKLDEMEPYLGLHFPESDIPTPARKLFGSNWIRLIPDSHAESVAIYPLQNPLTQQPTDLTHSILRSAYSCHMEYLHNMEVGSSLTISLIKDQKLWGLIACHHRTPKYVSYELRKACEFLGRVIFSELSTREETADYDYRMQLAYIQSLLVEYMSQEDSFIDGLTKHEPSLLDLANAQGAAIAFGGTWTTIGRTPNEEDLNYLVQWLAKNVDDDVFCTDSLAQLYADAERFKDVASGLLAIPISKRNYVLWFRPEVIQTVNWGGDPNKAFEVKQTEGQTRLCPRKSFELWKETVRLRSLPWKSVEVNAALELRKAIVNIVLKQADELAQLAHDLERSNAELKKFAYIASHDLQEPLNQVANYVQLLEMRYNDQLDEDAKDFIGFAVEGVGLMQTLIDDVLAYSKVDLQGIECALTEVEIALTQALANLRGRVLESGAVVTYGSLPTVIADHTQLMQLFQNLIGNAIKFQKADQPPRIHISAERQEDAWLFSVEDNGIGIDPQFGDRIFVIFQRLHTREEYPGMGMGLAICKKIVECHRGRIWVESALGQGSIFRFTIPVGGRDRDHANGRKKQNHLFNRR from the coding sequence ATGGTGGGAATCAATAGTCAGTCTCAAAGCGTTAATTTAACTCAACTCAAGCAGCCACCGATTCATATCTCTACTCAGATTCAACCGCATGGAATCTTGCTCGTTTTACAAGAGCCTGACCTGAGAGTTTTGCAAACCAGCAGCAATACAACAATGCTGTTGGGCATTTCTCCTCAAGATATGTTGCAGAAAACATTGGAGGAGATCCTCGATCCATTTCAAGTCGATCGCTTCAAAGAAGGCTTGTTAGAGGGCAATCTAGACTTGATCAATCCTGCGAAGGTTTGGATTCGGCGTAAAGGGGATGATTATCTTGTTTTTGATGCGGTGTTTCATCGCAATGTCGATGGAATTTTAATTCTGGAATTAGAGCCAGCTTTGTCACAAGAGAACATCCCATTTCTCAGCTTTTATCACTTAGCCAAAGCATCCATTAGTCAACTAGAAGAAAGCCCTAACCTGAATGATTTTTGCCAAATCATTGTGCAGGAAGTGCGTAAAGTGACAGGGTTCGATCGCGTCATGCTCTACAAGTTTGATGATGACGGACATGGAACCGTTTTGGCTGAAGAAAAACTGGATGAGATGGAACCCTACTTGGGACTCCATTTTCCAGAGTCAGATATTCCCACCCCTGCCCGCAAATTGTTTGGCTCAAACTGGATTCGCTTGATTCCCGATTCCCACGCTGAGTCCGTTGCAATTTATCCGCTGCAAAATCCGCTCACGCAACAACCTACTGACCTGACGCATTCCATTTTGAGGAGTGCTTATTCCTGCCATATGGAGTATTTGCACAACATGGAAGTGGGGTCGTCATTGACGATTTCCTTGATCAAAGATCAGAAACTTTGGGGATTAATTGCCTGCCATCATCGCACTCCTAAATATGTTTCCTATGAGTTGCGAAAGGCTTGCGAATTCTTGGGGCGAGTCATCTTTTCAGAACTCTCGACTCGTGAAGAAACGGCTGATTATGACTATCGAATGCAACTGGCATACATTCAATCTCTGTTGGTTGAATATATGTCACAAGAGGATAGTTTTATTGATGGTTTGACCAAGCATGAACCGAGCCTTTTAGACTTAGCTAACGCTCAAGGAGCGGCGATCGCCTTTGGTGGCACCTGGACAACCATTGGGCGCACTCCCAATGAGGAAGACCTGAACTATTTGGTGCAGTGGTTGGCTAAAAACGTCGATGATGATGTTTTTTGCACGGATTCTCTGGCGCAGTTGTATGCGGATGCGGAACGCTTTAAAGATGTGGCAAGTGGCTTATTAGCCATTCCTATTTCCAAGCGGAATTATGTGTTGTGGTTCCGTCCTGAAGTGATTCAAACGGTGAATTGGGGGGGTGATCCCAATAAGGCATTTGAGGTGAAACAAACGGAAGGGCAAACTCGCTTGTGTCCGCGCAAGTCCTTTGAGTTGTGGAAAGAAACGGTACGGTTGCGATCGCTGCCCTGGAAGTCGGTTGAAGTCAATGCAGCGTTGGAGTTGAGAAAAGCGATCGTTAACATTGTGTTGAAACAAGCGGATGAGTTGGCTCAGTTGGCACACGATTTGGAGCGATCGAACGCTGAGTTGAAAAAGTTTGCTTACATCGCCTCCCATGATTTGCAGGAACCGCTCAACCAGGTTGCCAATTATGTGCAGCTTCTAGAGATGCGCTACAACGATCAACTGGATGAGGATGCCAAAGATTTCATCGGGTTTGCAGTTGAGGGAGTGGGTCTGATGCAAACCCTGATTGATGATGTGTTGGCCTATTCTAAGGTTGACTTGCAGGGCATCGAATGTGCTCTGACTGAAGTCGAAATCGCGCTGACTCAAGCGTTAGCCAATCTGCGGGGACGTGTTCTTGAGAGTGGCGCGGTTGTGACCTACGGTTCTCTGCCAACGGTGATTGCAGACCACACCCAGTTGATGCAGTTGTTCCAGAACTTGATCGGCAATGCAATTAAGTTCCAAAAAGCAGACCAACCTCCCAGAATTCACATCAGCGCAGAACGACAAGAAGATGCCTGGTTGTTCTCGGTAGAAGACAATGGCATTGGCATTGATCCCCAGTTTGGCGATCGCATTTTTGTCATCTTCCAGCGACTCCATACCCGTGAAGAATATCCCGGCATGGGCATGGGGTTGGCGATCTGCAAAAAGATTGTCGAGTGTCACCGTGGACGCATCTGGGTTGAGTCTGCGTTAGGTCAAGGGTCAATATTCCGCTTCACAATCCCGGTGGGAGGACGCGATCGCGATCATGCAAACGGACGCAAGAAGCAAAACCATCTTTTTAATCGAAGATAA
- a CDS encoding response regulator, with amino-acid sequence MQTDARSKTIFLIEDNRADIRLIQEALKLSAKQHQVITVRDGVAAMAYLRQDGEYEDAPRPDLILLDLNLPKKDGREVLAEIKADPNLRHIPVVVLSTSRNEEDILKSYDLHVNCYISKSRNLSQLFKIVRGIEEFWLETATLPELEESDFNQA; translated from the coding sequence ATGCAAACGGACGCAAGAAGCAAAACCATCTTTTTAATCGAAGATAATCGAGCTGATATTCGATTAATTCAAGAGGCGTTAAAGCTGAGTGCCAAACAGCACCAGGTGATAACAGTCAGAGATGGGGTTGCGGCAATGGCATATCTGCGACAGGACGGGGAGTATGAGGATGCGCCCCGTCCAGACCTCATCCTGCTAGATTTAAATTTGCCGAAAAAGGATGGTCGAGAAGTTTTGGCTGAGATTAAAGCTGATCCCAACTTGAGGCACATTCCGGTGGTGGTGCTCAGTACTTCGCGCAATGAAGAAGACATTCTCAAGAGTTATGACCTGCATGTGAACTGCTACATCTCCAAATCCCGTAATCTCAGCCAACTGTTCAAAATTGTCAGAGGGATTGAGGAGTTCTGGTTAGAAACAGCTACATTGCCTGAGTTAGAAGAATCTGATTTCAATCAGGCTTAA